A DNA window from Micromonospora inyonensis contains the following coding sequences:
- a CDS encoding type I polyketide synthase, whose protein sequence is MNPDSTLIAVVGMAGRFPGAANLDEFWRNLSGGEESITRFPARQSGGHTYTPGRGVLDGADRFDAAFFGFTPREATMLDPQHRLLLECAWEALEDAGYDPARCPWPVGVYAGSSQSSYERHVREHLTVDDWAVRLANSMDLLTARVAYKLALTGPAVTVQTGCSTSLVAIHLAAQALLAGDCEAALAGGVSAVVPAALVPWSKGGPVSRDGYVRAFDEAGSGFVSGEGVGVVVLRRLEDALRDGDHVHAVVRGSAVNNDGAAKVGFTAPGVDGQTEVVRAAQAVAGVSADSISHVEAHGTGTPLGDPIEVEALTNAFRGATDARGFCRIGSVKTNIGHADTAAGVAGFIKTVLALRHRRIPPSLHFREPNRKIDFDASPFVVNTTLCDWEPRAGVRRAGISGMGIGGTNAHVVVEEAPPPAEAPTGRPWHLLTVSARTAGALDTAAAGVVRAVATRDGADLADAAWPLQHSRAGHPYRRFVVCASGAQAAALTVPGPASAAGRTGTAAGDVVHLFADREPAHPPVDELYAHEPVFRAAVDDCVHAAPAGLGGDLRAAVLRREPSTAGADPAVGACVTFVVQYALAALWRHWGVAPVAVAGEGTGAYTAACVAGVLRHDEALPLVAQRARVRPDGATAREELAALARRVPARRPALPWVSDLTGGWMDTRQAVDPAGHWVAHADAAGSVDAALDTLLDWRALTLLEVGRGTTLTDRLAARPDAVRRHTVLATLPTPVHGSTYAAVLTTLGRLWAAGLDPRWRLYEGERRHRVSLPTYPFERRSYLPAPAPTPAPAPTGVRPAVPTDTAPAVPVDAGTAAAAATAPAVPDEAILTTVRALFVELFGVPEVGPDDNFFDLGGDSLLAIELAARINETYELDLPLRSVYAAPGVAELAGSVRAALAAEGRAAGDGG, encoded by the coding sequence ATGAACCCTGACAGCACCCTGATCGCAGTCGTCGGCATGGCCGGGCGGTTCCCGGGGGCCGCGAACCTCGACGAGTTCTGGCGCAACCTCAGCGGTGGGGAGGAGTCCATCACCCGCTTCCCGGCACGCCAGTCCGGCGGGCACACGTACACCCCGGGGCGGGGCGTCCTCGACGGGGCGGACCGCTTCGACGCGGCGTTCTTCGGCTTCACCCCGCGTGAGGCGACGATGCTGGACCCGCAGCACCGGCTGCTGCTGGAGTGCGCCTGGGAGGCACTGGAGGACGCCGGCTACGACCCGGCCCGTTGCCCCTGGCCGGTCGGCGTGTACGCCGGCAGCTCGCAGTCGTCCTACGAGCGCCACGTGCGGGAGCACCTGACCGTGGACGACTGGGCGGTGCGGCTGGCCAACTCCATGGACCTGCTGACCGCCCGGGTCGCCTACAAGCTCGCCCTGACCGGCCCGGCGGTGACCGTCCAGACCGGATGCTCCACCTCGCTGGTGGCGATCCACCTGGCGGCCCAGGCGCTGCTGGCCGGGGACTGCGAGGCGGCGCTGGCCGGCGGGGTCTCCGCGGTCGTGCCCGCCGCCCTCGTGCCGTGGAGCAAGGGCGGCCCGGTGTCCCGGGACGGGTACGTGCGCGCCTTCGACGAGGCCGGCAGCGGCTTCGTCAGCGGCGAGGGGGTCGGGGTGGTCGTGCTGCGCCGGCTGGAGGACGCGCTGCGCGACGGTGACCACGTCCACGCCGTCGTCCGGGGCTCGGCGGTCAACAACGACGGTGCCGCGAAGGTCGGTTTCACCGCGCCCGGCGTCGACGGGCAGACCGAGGTCGTCCGGGCCGCCCAGGCCGTCGCCGGGGTGAGCGCGGACTCGATCAGCCACGTGGAGGCGCACGGCACCGGCACCCCGCTGGGGGACCCGATCGAGGTGGAGGCGCTGACCAACGCGTTCCGGGGTGCCACCGACGCGCGCGGGTTCTGCCGGATCGGCTCGGTCAAGACGAACATCGGTCACGCCGACACGGCGGCCGGCGTCGCCGGCTTCATCAAGACCGTGCTCGCCCTGCGGCACCGGCGGATCCCGCCGAGCCTGCACTTCCGCGAGCCGAACCGGAAGATCGACTTCGACGCCAGCCCCTTCGTCGTGAACACCACGCTCTGCGACTGGGAGCCCCGCGCCGGGGTCCGCCGGGCGGGGATCAGCGGCATGGGCATCGGCGGGACGAACGCCCACGTGGTGGTCGAGGAGGCCCCACCGCCCGCGGAAGCGCCGACCGGCCGTCCGTGGCACCTGCTGACCGTCTCGGCCCGCACCGCCGGGGCGCTCGACACCGCCGCCGCCGGGGTGGTCCGGGCGGTGGCCACCCGCGACGGGGCCGACCTCGCCGACGCCGCCTGGCCCCTCCAGCACAGTCGCGCCGGGCATCCGTACCGCCGGTTCGTGGTGTGCGCCTCCGGCGCGCAGGCGGCGGCCCTGACCGTCCCCGGACCGGCGTCCGCCGCCGGTCGGACCGGTACGGCCGCCGGCGACGTGGTGCACCTCTTCGCCGACCGGGAGCCGGCGCACCCGCCGGTGGACGAGCTGTACGCGCACGAACCGGTGTTCCGGGCCGCGGTCGACGACTGCGTCCACGCGGCCCCCGCCGGGCTCGGCGGGGACCTGCGCGCGGCCGTGCTCCGCCGGGAACCGTCCACCGCCGGGGCCGACCCGGCGGTCGGGGCGTGCGTGACCTTCGTCGTCCAGTACGCGCTGGCCGCGCTCTGGCGGCACTGGGGGGTGGCACCCGTCGCGGTGGCCGGAGAGGGCACCGGGGCGTACACCGCCGCGTGCGTGGCCGGGGTGCTCCGCCACGACGAGGCCCTGCCGCTGGTGGCGCAGCGGGCCCGGGTCCGGCCCGACGGTGCCACCGCCCGGGAGGAGCTCGCGGCGCTCGCGCGCAGGGTGCCCGCGCGCCGGCCCGCACTGCCGTGGGTGTCCGACCTGACCGGTGGCTGGATGGACACCCGGCAGGCCGTCGACCCGGCCGGTCACTGGGTGGCGCACGCCGATGCCGCCGGCTCTGTCGACGCCGCGCTCGACACGCTGCTCGACTGGCGCGCGTTGACGCTGCTCGAGGTGGGGCGGGGCACGACCCTCACCGACCGGCTCGCCGCGCGCCCGGACGCGGTACGCCGGCACACCGTCCTGGCCACGCTGCCGACGCCGGTACACGGATCGACGTACGCCGCCGTCCTCACCACCCTCGGCCGGCTCTGGGCGGCGGGGCTGGACCCGCGCTGGCGGCTGTACGAGGGGGAGCGGCGCCACCGGGTGTCCCTGCCGACCTACCCCTTCGAACGGCGCTCCTACCTGCCGGCGCCCGCCCCGACACCGGCGCCCGCCCCGACCGGGGTCCGCCCCGCCGTGCCCACGGACACCGCTCCCGCCGTGCCGGTCGACGCCGGGACGGCCGCAGCGGCCGCCACCGCCCCGGCCGTACCCGACGAGGCGATCCTGACCACGGTGCGGGCGCTCTTCGTCGAACTCTTCGGGGTGCCCGAGGTCGGACCGGACGACAACTTCTTCGACCTGGGCGGCGACTCGCTGCTGGCGATCGAACTGGCCGCCCGGATCAACGAGACCTACGAGCTGGACCTGCCGTTGCGCAGCGTGTACGCCGCCCCCGGGGTGGCGGAGCTGGCGGGCTCGGTGCGGGCGGCGCTGGCCGCCGAGGGACGCGCGGCGGGCGACGGCGGCTGA
- a CDS encoding TauD/TfdA family dioxygenase, with the protein MKQLFVDYRDATAACPVAVARSGRGVDELGDRLDTYGFAVAQMPGDLSPQDAIDFLAEAWSLGAPYVPALYRLPGAEQFNRPYADIRANDAADHPGFAVRSAQEFHVDGTLDGPGAVPVVIMYCVRPAVRGGESLLLNAIGVFHALRETDPAAAAVLTRPTVLRRSSTLRGVEAYTDGPAFVVTDDGGIVNRYSDVPSTTTWIAPAGEEDALARALAFIRQESGSDGRYRVSVRLAAGECLVVRNDRVSHARQGYEDTAAHPRQLLRATFGTSPR; encoded by the coding sequence TTGAAGCAGCTGTTCGTCGATTACCGGGACGCCACAGCCGCGTGCCCGGTGGCGGTGGCCCGCTCCGGGCGGGGGGTGGACGAACTCGGCGACAGGCTCGACACCTACGGGTTCGCCGTCGCGCAGATGCCCGGCGACCTGTCACCGCAGGATGCGATCGACTTCCTCGCCGAGGCGTGGTCACTCGGCGCCCCCTACGTCCCCGCGCTGTACCGGCTGCCCGGTGCCGAGCAGTTCAACCGCCCCTACGCCGACATCCGCGCGAACGACGCCGCCGACCATCCGGGCTTCGCGGTCCGGTCCGCGCAGGAGTTCCACGTCGACGGCACCCTGGACGGCCCCGGGGCCGTACCGGTGGTGATCATGTACTGCGTCCGGCCCGCCGTGCGGGGCGGCGAGTCGCTGCTGCTCAACGCGATCGGGGTGTTCCACGCGCTCCGGGAGACCGATCCGGCGGCGGCGGCCGTGCTGACCCGGCCCACCGTGCTGCGCCGGTCGTCCACGCTGCGCGGGGTCGAGGCGTACACCGACGGACCGGCCTTCGTCGTCACCGACGACGGTGGCATCGTCAACCGGTACTCCGACGTCCCCAGCACCACCACCTGGATCGCGCCCGCCGGTGAGGAGGACGCCCTCGCCCGGGCGCTGGCCTTCATCCGACAGGAGAGCGGCAGCGACGGCCGGTACCGGGTTTCCGTCCGGCTGGCGGCCGGCGAGTGCCTCGTCGTCCGCAACGACCGGGTCTCGCACGCGCGCCAGGGCTACGAGGACACCGCCGCGCACCCCCGTCAACTGCTCCGCGCGACCTTCGGGACCAGCCCTCGATGA
- a CDS encoding FAD-dependent oxidoreductase, whose amino-acid sequence MTVRFSFSTADRTPIYDRTEPEGYYLAIGTSDNQFKNAPAVGQMMTELINLEIDLGAFSRKRIRNTANSGTVMAEPELGRGVVSGRT is encoded by the coding sequence GTGACCGTTCGGTTCAGCTTCTCCACCGCCGATCGGACTCCGATCTACGACCGCACCGAACCCGAGGGCTACTACCTCGCGATCGGAACGAGCGACAACCAGTTCAAGAACGCGCCGGCCGTGGGGCAGATGATGACGGAGCTGATCAACCTGGAGATCGACCTGGGTGCGTTCTCCCGGAAGCGCATCCGAAACACCGCGAACTCGGGCACGGTGATGGCTGAGCCTGAACTCGGACGAGGCGTTGTGTCCGGGCGCACGTGA
- a CDS encoding DegT/DnrJ/EryC1/StrS family aminotransferase, whose translation MTGSTMQGQQAAAPADGHRLLGGIADRLRREDDVNRRVVNLVPSENRLSPLASLPLRYDFYNRYFFNARLAEEEWNFRGGQGVGDVEVTVGIPTLARLAGGALVNVRPVSGMSAMFLVLMAFGGEPGDTVVSIDPAAGGHYATTSVIHRLGRRPVTVGQRGGTVDDERLRAVLREHRPALVYLDLQNSLAEIDVAGVVRSVREVSPRTRVHADVSHTLGLVLGGAHRNPLDVGADTVGGSTDKTFPGPQKGVLFTRDPELADLIARTQFETISSHHFAETLSLCLAAAEFELFGADYAAQVVDNARVLGAELLTHGFEVVVGTDDITDCHQVWVDTGPETDPMRFAAGLAAAGVRVNVIPDLPGFDGRPALRLGSAELTFEGARAESMSDLVQIFDLVRRGRVDEAGARRVALRENLGEPFFLRHDHADGHGR comes from the coding sequence ATGACCGGGTCCACGATGCAGGGACAGCAGGCCGCGGCGCCGGCCGACGGCCACCGCCTCCTCGGTGGGATCGCCGACCGGCTGCGCAGGGAGGACGACGTCAACCGGCGGGTCGTCAACCTGGTGCCGAGCGAGAACCGGCTCTCCCCACTGGCGAGCCTCCCGCTGCGGTACGACTTCTACAACCGGTACTTCTTCAACGCCCGGCTCGCCGAGGAGGAGTGGAACTTCCGGGGCGGGCAGGGCGTGGGCGACGTCGAGGTCACCGTCGGCATACCCACGCTCGCCCGGCTGGCCGGTGGTGCCCTGGTCAACGTCCGGCCGGTCTCCGGCATGAGCGCGATGTTCCTCGTCCTGATGGCGTTCGGTGGCGAACCGGGCGACACGGTGGTGAGCATCGACCCGGCGGCCGGCGGGCACTACGCCACCACGTCGGTGATCCACCGGCTCGGTCGCCGGCCGGTGACCGTCGGCCAGCGGGGCGGGACGGTCGACGACGAGCGCCTGCGGGCCGTCCTGCGGGAGCACCGGCCGGCGCTGGTCTACCTGGACCTCCAGAACAGCCTGGCCGAGATCGACGTGGCCGGGGTCGTCCGGAGCGTCCGCGAGGTCAGCCCGCGTACCCGCGTCCACGCCGACGTCAGCCACACCCTCGGGCTCGTGCTGGGCGGCGCGCACCGCAACCCGCTGGACGTCGGCGCGGACACGGTGGGCGGCTCCACCGACAAGACCTTCCCCGGCCCGCAGAAGGGGGTGCTCTTCACCCGGGACCCCGAACTCGCCGACCTGATCGCCCGGACCCAGTTCGAGACGATCAGCAGCCACCACTTCGCCGAGACCCTCTCGCTCTGCCTCGCCGCCGCCGAGTTCGAGCTGTTCGGCGCGGACTACGCGGCCCAGGTGGTCGACAACGCCCGGGTGCTCGGCGCGGAACTGCTCACCCACGGCTTCGAGGTGGTCGTCGGCACGGACGACATCACCGACTGCCACCAGGTCTGGGTGGACACCGGCCCGGAGACCGACCCGATGCGCTTCGCGGCGGGCCTGGCCGCGGCCGGGGTACGGGTCAATGTCATCCCCGACCTGCCCGGCTTCGACGGCCGTCCCGCGCTCCGGCTCGGGTCGGCCGAGCTGACCTTCGAGGGCGCCCGCGCCGAGTCGATGTCCGACCTGGTGCAGATCTTCGACCTGGTCCGCCGGGGCCGGGTGGACGAGGCGGGCGCGCGCCGGGTGGCGCTGCGCGAGAACCTCGGCGAGCCGTTCTTCCTCCGCCACGACCACGCCGACGGCCATGGCCGCTGA
- a CDS encoding NAD-dependent epimerase/dehydratase family protein — MRILVLGGTSFVGRAIVADALARGHAVTTLNRGRTGPDTPGVEAVRGDRGHDGGLGALHGRSFDAVVDPSGLVPADVLRTARVLAPGTGFYAFVSSVSVYPDWKWVPVHEDSPRHPGEPDEEGDPADHRRYGARKVGCEEAVHLVYPRDRALIVRPGTIGRGGWRGPRARGEAGADAVRASRGRTWW; from the coding sequence ATGCGGATCCTGGTCCTGGGCGGCACCTCCTTCGTCGGTCGCGCGATCGTCGCCGACGCCCTCGCCCGGGGCCACGCCGTGACCACCCTCAACCGGGGCCGGACCGGCCCGGACACCCCCGGCGTGGAGGCGGTCCGGGGCGACCGGGGCCACGACGGTGGGCTCGGCGCGCTGCACGGGCGTTCCTTCGACGCGGTGGTCGACCCGTCCGGGCTGGTCCCGGCGGACGTCCTGCGGACCGCCCGGGTCCTGGCCCCCGGCACCGGGTTCTACGCCTTCGTCTCCAGCGTCTCGGTCTACCCGGACTGGAAGTGGGTCCCGGTGCACGAGGACTCGCCGCGCCACCCGGGCGAACCGGACGAGGAGGGCGACCCCGCCGACCACCGCCGCTACGGGGCCCGCAAGGTCGGCTGCGAGGAGGCCGTACACCTGGTCTATCCGCGGGACCGTGCGCTGATCGTCCGGCCCGGCACCATCGGCAGGGGTGGGTGGCGCGGCCCAAGGGCAAGAGGTGAAGCGGGTGCCGACGCTGTTCGGGCGTCGAGAGGGCGCACGTGGTGGTGA
- a CDS encoding alpha/beta hydrolase, protein MSALWQGCLADTDYFETRSRRGHDYGVWVTTPPGYDPAATRAPVVYVLDGNWAVGMTAPLIVTQRDPMQRIQPYIQVSVGYAGEEARHWERLRNRDLVPPGEPVAKEFVDAVEMALQRGLMTREEADAYLAELRAPRADAFLSFLTAELHPRIEHDYGTAVSGHGLFGYSYGGLFGLYAWLTGSALFESIGAGSPGIVSEDSQVFAQLEKMGDSLPAAKLHLTVNDRELLGDLAVYQNLTKHTATFLHRLTARGGAVTSAVLRETHVTGLQASFLSYLRTCRAL, encoded by the coding sequence ATGAGCGCCCTGTGGCAGGGCTGCCTCGCCGACACAGACTATTTCGAGACGCGTTCCCGCAGAGGGCACGACTACGGCGTCTGGGTCACCACGCCACCGGGCTACGACCCCGCCGCGACGCGAGCGCCTGTCGTGTACGTGCTCGACGGCAACTGGGCCGTGGGCATGACGGCTCCGCTCATCGTCACCCAGCGGGACCCCATGCAGCGGATCCAGCCCTACATCCAGGTCAGCGTCGGCTACGCGGGCGAGGAAGCCCGGCACTGGGAACGGCTGCGCAACAGGGACCTCGTGCCACCCGGCGAGCCCGTCGCGAAGGAATTCGTCGATGCGGTGGAGATGGCACTCCAGAGGGGCCTGATGACACGCGAGGAAGCCGACGCCTATCTCGCCGAGCTACGCGCTCCCCGCGCCGACGCGTTCCTGAGCTTCCTTACTGCGGAACTCCACCCCCGGATCGAACACGACTACGGCACGGCCGTGAGCGGTCACGGCCTCTTCGGCTACTCCTACGGCGGCCTGTTCGGTCTCTACGCCTGGCTCACCGGAAGTGCGCTCTTCGAGAGCATCGGAGCAGGCAGTCCCGGCATTGTCAGTGAAGACAGTCAGGTCTTCGCCCAGCTCGAAAAGATGGGCGACAGCCTGCCTGCCGCCAAGCTTCACCTCACCGTCAACGACCGTGAGCTTCTCGGAGACCTGGCCGTCTACCAGAACCTCACGAAGCACACGGCCACCTTCCTGCACCGCCTGACCGCCCGCGGCGGAGCCGTCACCAGTGCGGTCCTGCGCGAAACGCACGTGACCGGCCTGCAGGCCTCGTTCCTCAGCTACCTCCGGACCTGCCGTGCTCTCTGA
- a CDS encoding protein adenylyltransferase SelO, which translates to MGGARAAGASEQARSGGGQQRLVVRVRRTLGRVTTAPPPTVTLDSRFATELAEMAVPWRAEEAPEPRLLVLNEPLATELGLDPGWLRSVDGVRLLIGTAVPTGAAPVAQAYAGHQFGGYVPRLGDGRALLLGELVDPDGRVRDLHLKGSGRTPFARGGDGLAAVGPMLREYVVSQSMHALRIPTTRSLAVVATGRTVHRETPLPGAVLARVAASHLRVGSFQYARATGDVDLLRRLADHAIARHHPGAAGAERPYLALFEGVVAAQASLVARWMLVGFVHGVMNTDNMTISGETIDYGPCAFLDAFDPATVYSSIDHGGRYAYGNQPAMAEWDLARLAEALLPLLHDDQDRAVALAVESLGGFRRRFDAAWSAGMRAKLGLRADLDQAVVSPLVEDLLALLAASRVDFTSFFRVLAVAARGEAEPTRRRFLDPGAVDDWLTRWRALGPDPDGMDRVNPVYIPRNHLVEEALAAATDGDVDPLMRLLDAVTAPYDERPGLERHAAAAPPDFGTYRTFCGT; encoded by the coding sequence GTGGGCGGGGCGAGGGCGGCCGGGGCGTCGGAGCAGGCCCGTTCCGGGGGCGGGCAGCAGCGGCTGGTCGTCCGCGTCCGACGTACCCTGGGTCGGGTGACCACCGCGCCGCCCCCGACCGTGACCCTCGACAGCCGCTTCGCCACCGAACTCGCGGAGATGGCGGTTCCCTGGCGGGCCGAGGAGGCTCCCGAGCCGCGACTGCTCGTGCTCAACGAGCCGCTCGCCACCGAACTGGGCCTCGACCCCGGGTGGCTGCGGAGCGTCGACGGCGTGCGCCTGCTGATCGGCACGGCCGTCCCCACCGGCGCGGCCCCGGTGGCACAGGCCTACGCCGGTCACCAGTTCGGCGGATACGTCCCCCGGCTCGGCGACGGTCGCGCGCTGCTGCTCGGCGAGCTCGTCGACCCGGACGGCCGGGTCCGCGACCTGCACCTCAAGGGCTCCGGCCGCACACCGTTCGCACGCGGTGGCGACGGCCTGGCCGCGGTCGGCCCGATGCTCCGCGAGTACGTTGTCAGCCAGTCCATGCACGCCCTGCGCATCCCCACGACCCGGTCCCTCGCCGTGGTGGCCACCGGACGCACGGTGCACCGCGAGACACCGCTGCCCGGCGCCGTGCTCGCCCGGGTCGCCGCGAGCCACCTGCGCGTCGGGAGCTTCCAGTACGCCCGGGCCACGGGCGACGTCGACCTCCTGCGCCGACTCGCCGACCATGCGATCGCCCGCCACCATCCGGGTGCCGCCGGGGCCGAGCGCCCCTACCTCGCCCTGTTCGAGGGGGTGGTCGCCGCCCAGGCGTCACTGGTGGCCCGGTGGATGCTGGTGGGGTTCGTCCACGGGGTCATGAACACCGACAACATGACGATCTCGGGCGAGACCATCGACTACGGGCCGTGCGCCTTCCTGGATGCCTTCGACCCGGCCACCGTCTACAGCTCGATCGACCACGGCGGGCGCTACGCCTACGGCAACCAGCCGGCCATGGCCGAGTGGGACCTGGCCCGGCTCGCCGAGGCCCTCCTCCCCCTCCTGCACGACGACCAGGACCGGGCGGTGGCACTGGCGGTGGAGTCGCTCGGCGGGTTCCGTCGTCGGTTCGACGCGGCCTGGTCAGCCGGTATGCGGGCCAAGCTCGGCCTGCGCGCCGATCTCGACCAGGCGGTCGTCTCGCCACTCGTCGAGGATTTGCTCGCCCTGCTGGCGGCGAGCCGGGTCGACTTCACGTCGTTCTTCCGCGTGCTCGCGGTCGCCGCCCGTGGCGAGGCCGAGCCCACCCGCCGCCGGTTCCTCGACCCGGGTGCGGTCGACGACTGGTTGACGCGGTGGCGCGCCCTCGGTCCGGACCCCGACGGGATGGACCGGGTCAACCCGGTCTACATCCCGCGCAACCACCTCGTCGAGGAGGCGCTCGCCGCCGCGACCGACGGCGACGTCGACCCGCTCATGCGGCTGCTGGACGCCGTGACCGCCCCCTACGACGAACGGCCCGGCCTCGAACGCCACGCCGCTGCGGCCCCACCGGACTTCGGCACCTACCGGACCTTCTGTGGGACGTGA
- a CDS encoding phosphopantetheine-binding protein yields the protein MTGTRRRLLLDAGDYPVSQAAASGLAVRIAELAETLSDEFAVTVYSPDVPDPMHLGGARLERRADRWRELRVGRTDNFFDLGGHSLLLLRVHARLVRELRLDLPVVTLFRYPTVEAIAAHLAGEEGPASGRPDLGQARVAGRDRLTRARARRGGTDDRTQEAVPLDETGTQP from the coding sequence GTGACCGGGACGCGCAGGCGGCTGCTCCTCGACGCCGGGGACTACCCGGTGTCGCAGGCCGCCGCGTCCGGGCTGGCCGTCCGGATCGCCGAACTGGCCGAGACCCTCAGCGACGAGTTCGCGGTCACCGTCTACTCGCCGGACGTGCCCGATCCGATGCACCTCGGTGGGGCCCGGCTCGAACGACGGGCCGACCGGTGGCGGGAACTGCGGGTCGGCCGGACCGACAACTTCTTCGACCTCGGCGGGCATTCACTGCTGCTGCTCCGGGTGCACGCGCGGCTGGTCCGCGAACTGCGGCTGGACCTGCCGGTGGTCACCCTGTTCCGCTATCCCACCGTCGAGGCGATCGCCGCCCACCTGGCCGGGGAGGAGGGGCCCGCGTCCGGGCGGCCCGACCTCGGGCAGGCCCGGGTGGCCGGGCGGGACCGCCTGACCCGCGCCCGGGCACGTCGTGGCGGCACCGACGACCGAACCCAGGAAGCCGTACCGCTGGACGAGACAGGAACGCAGCCATGA
- a CDS encoding PQQ-binding-like beta-propeller repeat protein, producing the protein MLDAATGATRWRAGDAQDVVVHQRAVYLRQCVGTGSRATCALVARDPRDGRQLWKLPAARSAEVSDEALGGQAPYAPPATPYVAVWLSDTTNAYTTVAVATGRPGAGRLPNRAWGSFVAGDLLVTTDNALRGNGTDCTVGITTVNAATGARGWSGEVFSGRTQKCDCAQQLAHDGSRQDQIGTGTRLVAVTASGQPQLVDLRTGRKAWESATSGVPIAGNDRSVLIRHATDVGELALLDMTTGASRWTAPDPVLAAGATAWRAIVTDSVVAVSGRKDDRPCVFVYDVRTGHQLGRYPGYLAGGADDWVAVLFPAWESDGLSLELHTF; encoded by the coding sequence GTGCTCGACGCGGCCACCGGCGCCACCCGCTGGCGGGCCGGGGACGCCCAGGACGTCGTCGTCCACCAGCGGGCCGTCTACCTCCGACAGTGCGTCGGCACCGGGTCCCGGGCAACGTGTGCGCTCGTCGCCCGGGACCCTCGGGACGGCCGGCAGCTGTGGAAACTGCCCGCCGCCCGCTCCGCCGAGGTGAGCGACGAGGCGCTCGGCGGGCAGGCGCCGTACGCCCCGCCCGCCACGCCGTACGTGGCGGTGTGGTTGAGCGACACCACCAACGCGTACACCACCGTCGCGGTCGCCACCGGCAGGCCCGGTGCCGGGCGTCTGCCGAACCGGGCCTGGGGCAGCTTCGTCGCCGGAGACCTGCTGGTGACCACCGACAACGCTCTGCGCGGGAACGGGACGGACTGCACCGTCGGTATCACCACCGTCAACGCGGCCACCGGTGCCCGAGGGTGGTCCGGTGAGGTCTTCAGCGGACGTACCCAGAAGTGCGACTGTGCCCAGCAGCTGGCACACGACGGGAGCAGGCAGGATCAGATCGGGACCGGCACCCGGCTCGTCGCGGTCACCGCGTCCGGCCAGCCGCAGCTGGTCGACCTGCGGACCGGCCGGAAAGCGTGGGAGAGTGCCACCTCCGGCGTGCCGATCGCCGGGAACGACCGGTCCGTGCTGATACGGCACGCCACCGACGTGGGCGAACTGGCCCTCCTCGACATGACCACCGGCGCGTCCCGGTGGACCGCGCCGGACCCGGTACTGGCCGCTGGCGCGACGGCCTGGCGGGCGATCGTGACCGACAGCGTCGTGGCGGTCAGCGGCCGGAAGGACGATCGGCCGTGCGTGTTCGTCTACGACGTACGGACCGGCCACCAACTCGGCCGCTACCCCGGTTACCTTGCCGGCGGCGCGGACGACTGGGTCGCGGTGCTCTTCCCCGCCTGGGAATCCGACGGGCTCTCCCTGGAACTGCACACCTTCTGA
- a CDS encoding TetR/AcrR family transcriptional regulator produces the protein MGVILSSAERKGDARERLLARLLDTFEEALPSPEMSLREIAARTQTSHALLRYHFGSLSGVLAAMLRAQRSRDNEALFEAAHQGSFDDLVVAIWRVYTRPEQLSRVRGFFHVVGLAAYRPEDFREFIDSLDDLTKMLASLAEREGLDAREALTLATVTIAAIRGLLLQEVLTPTAHSEDAVPLILRISKDRSVPRTHPGP, from the coding sequence GTGGGAGTGATCCTGTCAAGCGCGGAACGCAAAGGCGACGCACGCGAGCGTCTCCTGGCCCGCCTCCTCGACACCTTCGAGGAGGCGCTTCCCTCACCGGAGATGTCGCTCCGCGAGATCGCCGCCAGGACCCAGACCAGCCACGCCCTCCTGCGGTACCACTTCGGGTCGCTCTCGGGCGTCTTGGCGGCCATGCTCAGGGCACAGCGATCTCGTGACAACGAGGCACTCTTCGAGGCCGCCCACCAAGGCAGTTTCGACGACCTCGTCGTGGCGATCTGGCGGGTCTACACTCGACCGGAGCAGTTGTCGCGTGTCCGTGGCTTCTTTCACGTCGTCGGGCTGGCCGCGTACCGCCCGGAGGACTTCCGCGAGTTCATCGACTCGCTCGACGACCTGACCAAGATGCTGGCCTCGCTGGCGGAACGCGAAGGGCTCGACGCCAGGGAAGCGCTGACTCTGGCCACCGTCACCATTGCCGCGATACGTGGTCTGCTCTTGCAGGAGGTTCTGACACCAACAGCCCACTCGGAGGACGCGGTGCCCTTGATCCTGCGCATAAGCAAGGACCGGTCCGTTCCACGGACACACCCGGGGCCTTGA
- a CDS encoding aldo/keto reductase, whose translation MDDDVLGVPGPPAGGAGGRVEHLQLLLLVGNDDDQSAALNWLLRRPTVSSVVIGARNEAQLRQNLGAVGWTLTADQMARLGAASERTAPYPHFPYHRQEGFARLNPPVVRGADRPAA comes from the coding sequence GTGGACGACGACGTCCTGGGCGTCCCCGGCCCGCCAGCGGGTGGCGCCGGTGGCCGCGTCGAGCACCTCCAACTGCTTCTCCTCGTCGGCAACGACGACGATCAGAGCGCCGCCCTCAACTGGCTGCTGCGACGGCCCACGGTCTCATCGGTCGTCATCGGTGCCCGCAACGAGGCGCAGCTCCGCCAGAACCTCGGTGCCGTCGGGTGGACGTTGACCGCTGACCAGATGGCCCGGCTCGGCGCGGCGAGCGAACGGACGGCGCCCTACCCGCACTTCCCGTACCACCGTCAGGAGGGTTTCGCCCGCCTGAACCCGCCGGTCGTGCGCGGCGCGGACCGACCGGCCGCATGA